In Geopsychrobacter electrodiphilus DSM 16401, a single window of DNA contains:
- a CDS encoding XrtA/PEP-CTERM system exopolysaccharide export protein, translated as MRLMLLFVLLLGSFPQIAAADSDYLIGKGDVLQISVWGVADMSRSVVVRPDGKITLPAIGDVVAAGVTPSQLSSQLSTAMKNFIKEPIVTVSVEQIRNNRVYITGGNVSRVFDMVKETSLLKLLSELGDLSAIDLRQAYLSRKGKILFKDFYALYYKGDFSQDQLLQAEDIIFLPSNVLNQVYVLGAVVKPQKIQYFEGMTVLDAILAAGGFTEFAKDSSVYLINKQQQKKKLNLENVRRGKDLTDNVALNPGDYVVVEESIF; from the coding sequence ATGCGTTTAATGTTGCTGTTCGTACTGCTGCTCGGCTCTTTTCCCCAGATCGCTGCGGCTGATTCAGATTACTTGATCGGCAAAGGGGACGTGCTTCAGATCTCTGTCTGGGGGGTTGCGGATATGAGTCGTTCGGTGGTTGTCCGACCCGATGGTAAAATCACTCTTCCTGCCATCGGGGATGTTGTTGCTGCCGGTGTGACCCCGTCCCAACTCAGCAGCCAATTATCAACTGCCATGAAAAACTTTATCAAGGAACCGATCGTGACTGTTTCGGTTGAACAGATCCGGAATAATCGGGTCTACATTACCGGAGGGAATGTCTCCCGTGTATTTGACATGGTCAAGGAGACCAGTTTGCTGAAGTTGCTGAGTGAACTGGGTGATCTCTCCGCAATCGATCTGCGGCAGGCATACCTGTCTCGCAAGGGGAAGATCCTCTTCAAAGATTTTTATGCCCTCTACTACAAAGGAGATTTCAGCCAGGATCAGCTGCTGCAGGCAGAAGATATTATCTTTTTGCCGAGTAATGTGCTGAATCAGGTTTATGTTTTAGGTGCTGTAGTAAAACCCCAAAAAATTCAATATTTTGAAGGGATGACGGTACTCGACGCCATTCTGGCTGCTGGAGGCTTTACCGAATTCGCCAAGGACAGTTCGGTATATTTGATCAATAAACAACAGCAGAAAAAGAAATTGAATCTTGAGAATGTTCGGCGGGGTAAGGATCTCACGGATAATGTGGCGCTCAACCCTGGTGACTATGTCGTCGTTGAAGAGAGCATATTTTAG
- a CDS encoding XrtA system polysaccharide chain length determinant, which yields MKQNLEEIYRYLRATYRYRYMFTCVSILVMTLVTGYSFFAPKKYQVDSTVFIEKNVIDNLVKGIAITPDLDGRIKVLKYALLSRDLLTKTLEEIDSSIFTKSVQEQQSYLSKLKERIDLRVKGNDLFIISLVDSDPVFAQKFINTLVSKYVEENISSKRDETYGANRFLQEQIEVFKQKLEKAEDAIIAFRQKQGIYFSVDEQATLSTIKDYMLQLENLDLEIGTLNAKKARLQQQLNSLTPTVDSVLSGSAAGSKLAALQMRLENLRLRYTDNYPEIVRLKSEIASFHEQLSQTDGKEKTPETSKMTSLNPLHQDIQEKLFEVEAEVSSLLAKKHSLESLVAKRQQDLASVPTNKKELGLLIQQRDSHRKIYEELLARMGRSEVSKQMEISNKAATFRIVDPAILPKVPVSPNMLKMLFLAIIGGLGCGFGAVFLRENFDTRVRDISFLDDLGIEILAVVPNITNAQEMARNGRKDLLLASFFGLYMSGVIGVFAYTILLLR from the coding sequence ATGAAACAGAATCTGGAAGAAATTTATCGTTATTTACGTGCCACATATCGATATCGCTACATGTTCACCTGTGTGTCGATTCTGGTCATGACCCTTGTGACCGGTTACAGTTTTTTTGCACCTAAAAAATATCAGGTCGACAGCACTGTTTTTATTGAAAAAAATGTGATCGACAATCTGGTTAAGGGGATTGCCATTACTCCTGATCTTGATGGCCGGATCAAGGTTCTTAAATACGCCTTGCTCAGTCGTGACCTGTTGACGAAGACTCTGGAAGAGATTGACTCGTCAATTTTCACCAAGTCGGTCCAGGAACAGCAAAGCTATTTATCAAAATTGAAAGAAAGAATCGATTTGCGCGTCAAGGGAAACGATCTGTTCATCATTTCTTTGGTCGACTCTGACCCCGTTTTTGCACAAAAATTTATAAATACTCTGGTCTCCAAGTATGTTGAAGAAAATATCTCGTCGAAGCGTGACGAGACTTACGGTGCCAACCGCTTTTTGCAGGAACAGATCGAAGTTTTCAAACAAAAGCTTGAAAAAGCCGAAGATGCAATTATCGCCTTTCGTCAGAAACAGGGGATATATTTCTCCGTCGACGAACAGGCCACGCTCTCCACAATTAAAGATTATATGCTTCAGCTTGAGAATCTTGATCTGGAGATCGGTACTCTGAATGCAAAAAAGGCTCGACTTCAGCAACAGCTTAATTCATTGACGCCCACTGTTGACAGTGTCCTCAGTGGTTCCGCCGCGGGGTCAAAGTTGGCTGCCTTGCAAATGCGGTTGGAGAATCTGCGCCTGCGTTATACCGATAATTACCCTGAAATTGTGCGTCTCAAGTCCGAAATCGCGAGTTTCCATGAGCAATTAAGCCAAACAGATGGCAAAGAAAAAACACCTGAAACCTCAAAAATGACCTCACTGAATCCCCTGCACCAGGACATACAGGAGAAGCTTTTTGAAGTGGAAGCGGAAGTCTCCTCTTTATTGGCCAAGAAACATAGTCTGGAAAGTCTGGTTGCCAAGCGCCAGCAAGATCTGGCGAGTGTACCCACCAATAAGAAAGAACTGGGCCTCTTGATTCAGCAGCGCGATTCGCATCGGAAAATTTATGAGGAACTGTTGGCGCGTATGGGGAGATCTGAAGTTTCCAAGCAGATGGAAATCAGCAACAAGGCCGCGACCTTTCGCATAGTTGATCCGGCCATCCTCCCAAAGGTTCCGGTTTCTCCCAACATGTTAAAAATGTTGTTTCTGGCAATTATCGGTGGGTTGGGTTGTGGCTTCGGGGCAGTTTTTCTACGTGAAAATTTTGATACGCGTGTGCGTGATATTTCTTTTCTGGATGATCTTGGGATTGAGATATTAGCGGTCGTGCCAAATATCACTAATGCTCAAGAAATGGCTCGTAATGGCCGCAAAGATCTTCTGTTGGCCAGCTTTTTCGGGCTGTACATGTCGGGCGTTATCGGGGTCTTTGCTTATACCATTCTACTGCTTCGTTAA
- a CDS encoding XrtA-associated tyrosine autokinase, which yields MSRIEDALKKAAAQRKDPSPTLTVAEKPGEPISGEVRSRASKKTSSALLDVVPITVDHPLLATVNDDKTALVEEFNKLRSAIIALTTGTEFLNTVMVTSTSSEEGKSLMALNLAISLAKEHDHTVLLVDTDLRRPSIHKYLGLTPEKGLVHCLRDNLPLEEVLIKTGLGKLVVLPAGEAINDPVNLLASQRMKQVVKELKERYSERYVIFDTPPAMPFADAGILAGIVDAILFVVREGKAELEDVKKTLKEFSSGNLLGVVYNDARSFVKKPSCYYY from the coding sequence ATGAGCCGAATTGAAGATGCATTAAAAAAGGCCGCAGCACAACGGAAAGATCCTTCACCGACATTGACGGTCGCCGAAAAACCAGGTGAACCCATAAGCGGTGAGGTCAGGAGCCGTGCTAGTAAAAAAACAAGCTCTGCTCTGCTCGATGTGGTGCCGATCACGGTCGATCATCCGCTGCTGGCGACGGTCAACGATGATAAAACGGCCTTGGTCGAAGAATTCAACAAGTTGCGCTCGGCCATTATCGCTTTGACCACCGGCACAGAATTTCTTAACACAGTAATGGTGACCAGCACCTCCAGTGAAGAGGGCAAGTCGCTAATGGCGCTGAATCTGGCGATCTCGTTGGCGAAAGAGCACGATCATACCGTTCTGTTGGTTGATACCGACCTGCGCCGTCCTTCGATACACAAGTATCTGGGGCTGACTCCGGAAAAAGGGCTGGTGCATTGCTTGCGGGATAATCTGCCGCTGGAGGAGGTTTTGATCAAAACCGGTCTGGGCAAATTAGTCGTGCTACCTGCCGGAGAAGCCATTAATGATCCGGTCAATCTGCTTGCTTCGCAGCGGATGAAGCAGGTCGTCAAAGAGCTTAAAGAGCGTTATTCCGAACGCTATGTCATCTTCGATACGCCACCGGCCATGCCGTTTGCCGATGCGGGCATTTTAGCGGGTATCGTCGACGCCATTCTGTTTGTGGTGCGTGAAGGGAAGGCCGAACTCGAAGACGTTAAAAAAACGTTGAAGGAGTTTAGCTCTGGGAATCTTCTTGGTGTCGTCTACAACGATGCACGAAGTTTCGTCAAAAAACCAAGTTGTTATTACTACTAG